The DNA region AGCCCGGGGAGGGACCCTCAGCAGGTCCGTGCGGGCTTCTGGCTGGCCGCCCCCTGCCCCCGCTTCCCGCAGCTCTTGGGCTGCTCTGCCGCACTGCCACCGTGCCGGGCTGTGCCACCCCCGCCTGACCGTTCTGTCTCTGGTTCTTTCAGACGAGCCAAACTCCGGCTCTACCTGGAGCAGCTCAAGCAGCTGGTGCCTCTGGGCCCTGACAGCACCCGCCACACCACGCTGAGCCTCCTGAAGCGTGCCAAGATGCACATCAAGGTGAGCAGGGCTGCGCCCCCATCCCGGCCGGTCCCCGTGCACCCTGAGGAGTGGCCAGAGGgcctgagggtggggtggggagcctgCCCTGCAGGTGCACAGCGGGGCCAGGGTGGGGGGCACTCTGGTGGGTGAGAGGCACGGCAGTGGGAGCAGCTGAGGGTCGAGGTAGCGGCAGGCGCAGGCTGGGttttgtggggtgggggtgggaggtgggggtgggctgCACGTCGCCCCCCGGGCCCTGGGGTGTGAAGTGGCAGCAACTGGAAGGAAGGctgaggggtgggtgggatggggctCCCTCCATGCCGATGCCATTGTTGgaggctggtgggaagcagaCGGCCCCGGCGTGTGGGGAGTTTCTGGGGCGGGGGGGTAGGGGTTGCTCTCCAGGGGCTGGCGGTGGGGTGTAGACTGAGTGAGACGCTGCCTGGGGCTGGCCCCCTAAGTCTTAAGACTGAGACCTACTGGCTTGGGGGTCTAGGGACACTTGGGCCAACCAGGGAAGGTCTCAGTCCTCCCGCCAGGCCCCCCTGAGCCTGCACAGGTGTGGGCTCCCCAAGGCAGGGCGGCAGGAGCACTGAGGCGACACAGCCAGTGCCCTGGGCCCCTCACGGAGAGGCCGCAGCTCAGTCCCTGGGAAGGTGTGGAGCAGTTGGGCAGGCAGGGCGGCCGGATTGTGCAGGGAAGAACCCCTGTGGGCAGGGCTGTTGTCTGGGACGGGTGCCAGGCCACGGCTGGGCGGCGCTGTCCCAGGGCTTCAGGCCCACACGTGACTCCGTTTGGCCAAGCTGGCTGGTGGCTGTAGGCCTCTGGAGCTGGTCAGCAGACGCAGAGCACGAGGCTGGGAGGTGGCACCTACATAAACTACCGGTGGGCGCGAGGAGGGGGTGCATCAGGCCTTTGGGGCCCAGGCCAAGTGGGGGATGGGAACCTGCCCTGGCCCTTGTGCCCTGGCGCGTCCCGGTGGCCGGGGGTGCCCCGCCCCGGGCTCACAGCTCCCGTGCCCCCAGAAACTGGAGGAGCAGGACCGCCGGGCACTGAGCATCAAGGAGCAGCTGCAGCGGGAGCACCGCTTCCTGAAGCGGCGCCTGGAGCAGCTGTCGGTGCAGAGCCTGGAGCGCGTGCGCACGGACAGCACAGGCTCCGCCGTCTCCACCGATGACTCGGAGCAAGGTGGGGACGTGGGGGCCGCCTGCAGGGGCTTTGGGCATGGGTGTCGTGCAGCCCTGGGTGGGAAGCTGGGAGGGTGGGGCCGGCCTGGTGGAGGCCCGGGGGAGGATGGGTCGAAAGTCCCCGGCATGTCAGAGGCACATCAGGGCCCCTGTGTGAGGTGGCAGAGGGGCTGGGATGAGGAGGGTGAGGCGTGGAGGCCAGGTGACCTGCCCACATGAGGGCCAGAGCTAGGCTCGGGCCCGGCAGTGTGCCTCGGGAGGCCTGGCTGGCACTGGCATGGCGTCTGACCCCACCCCGTCTGTTCTCTGCAGAAGTGGATGTAGAGGGCATGGAGTTTGGCACCGGCGAGCTGGACAGTGTTGGCAGCTGCAGTGACGTGGACGACCACTACAGCCTGCGTGGCGGCTGCAGCCACGGCAGCTACGGGCCCCCCTGCAGGCGGCCTGGCCGCCCCGGCCTCTCTTAGgccctgccctctgctcctcGGCCCGCCTGCCCGCCCAGCCGAGCGTGTCAATCCTCCGGTCCTTGAAGTCTCTCCACGGGCCCACTGCAGTGCCATTCTGGAAGCTCCGGCTGCCGCCTGGGCTGCCCGCCTCCGCCTGCCTGCCGGTCAGGGCCTGCCGCGCCGCCCGCTCCTCCCACCTAGGCAGGGACCCCTACGGGGAGGCGGGGCCCAGCTCCCACGTCCTGGAGCCCAGCATAGCCGCCCACGGTCTGTTCTCAGA from Mesoplodon densirostris isolate mMesDen1 chromosome 1, mMesDen1 primary haplotype, whole genome shotgun sequence includes:
- the MXD4 gene encoding max dimerization protein 4, which codes for MELNSLLILLEAAEYLERRDREAEHGYASVLPFDGDFARKKTKAAGLVRKAPNNRSSHNELEKHRRAKLRLYLEQLKQLVPLGPDSTRHTTLSLLKRAKMHIKKLEEQDRRALSIKEQLQREHRFLKRRLEQLSVQSLERVRTDSTGSAVSTDDSEQEVDVEGMEFGTGELDSVGSCSDVDDHYSLRGGCSHGSYGPPCRRPGRPGLS